The following proteins are encoded in a genomic region of Brachypodium distachyon strain Bd21 chromosome 1, Brachypodium_distachyon_v3.0, whole genome shotgun sequence:
- the LOC112269948 gene encoding F-box protein At4g19940-like encodes MVRRKKGSSSRVRRSTMSDRKTGVTVLDDLPEEVIVDKILILLPAKDVGRCRAVCKSWRSATSTPEFMLEHHQRQPSLPIIDNGQAAGFVVLRETGTRKYGQQLWPFIGRMKHGKNRLRAAGDGLLIVSQESRVYICNPTIRKHALLPQPRLEPRSHRASETIRFCGLYRHHPTGEYRVLWISEYFYEPRFYEARLYVLTVGSNMSRHIRIRMPGMLPLSEEEQFLKRLFRFAYCPPVHHCDNLHWTGASREIIVFDTVAESFSLMPCPTQLGSRGRLLDINGTLGFGCRVTKQAMEVWVVQDYQAEIWALKCRIDVSTVEASRDRTIIAKRKNKKKKSLDFTVKSFRDMAVLNERELLIRFNRNYVLRCDIDGKFLGIVNTERRQYHMLLTRYCFQESIIPIPSGEIQEDGEPLFSTGHV; translated from the coding sequence ATGGTTAGGAGAAAAAAAGGTTCGAGCAGCCGGGTCCGACGGAGCACCATGTCGGACAGGAAGACAGGTGTCACCGTGTTGGACGACCTTCCCGAGGAGGTCATCGTGGACAAGATACTGATCCTGTTGCCGGCAAAGGACGTCGGCCGGTGCCGCGCGGTCTGCAAGTCTTGGCGCAGTGCCACCTCCACGCCGGAATTCATGCTCGAACACCACCAACGCCAGCCGTCGCTCCCCATCATCGACAACGGGCAGGCCGCAGGTTTCGTCGTCCTCCGTGAGACTGGTACCAGAAAATACGGTCAACAGCTCTGGCCCTTCATAGGGCGCATGAAACATGGTAAGAATCGCCTCCGCGCCGCAGGCGATGGCTTGCTCATCGTCTCCCAGGAATCCCGAGTCTACATCTGCAACCCAACCATCCGCAAGCATGCTCTCCTACCGCAGCCCCGTTTGGAGCCTCGTTCTCATCGCGCATCCGAAACCATAAGATTCTGCGGCCTGTACCGGCACCATCCAACTGGAGAATACAGGGTGCTCTGGATCTCAGAGTACTTTTATGAACCCAGGTTTTATGAAGCCAGGTTGTATGTCCTCACAGTGGGATCCAACATGTCGAGGCACATCAGAATCAGAATGCCAGGCATGCTGCCGCTTTCCGAGGAAGAGCAGTTCCTCAAACGGCTGTTCCGTTTCGCCTATTGTCCACCAGTCCACCACTGCGACAACCTGCACTGGACGGGCGCAAGCAGAGAAATCATTGTGTTCGACACAGTAGCCGAGTCATTCAGTTTGATGCCCTGTCCTACCCAGCTGGGCTCTCGGGGGAGGTTGCTCGACATAAATGGGACACTTGGTTTTGGGTGTCGTGTAACCAAGCAAGCTATGGAGGTCTGGGTGGTGCAGGACTACCAGGCTGAAATCTGGGCCTTGAAGTGCCGGATTGATGTGTCAACGGTGGAGGCATCACGAGATCGAACTATTATtgccaaaaggaaaaataaaaagaaaaaatcactTGATTTCACGGTGAAATCGTTTAGGGACATGGCTGTGCTCAACGAGCGTGAGCTGCTAATCCGGTTTAATAGAAATTATGTGTTGCGCTGTGACATTGATGGCAAGTTCTTAGGAATTGTAAACACTGAAAGGAGACAATACCACATGCTGCTTACTCGGTATTGCTTCCAAGAGAGCATTATTCCAATTCCGTCAGGTGAGATACAAGAAGACGGGGAACCTCTATTCTCCACTGGGCATGTTTGA
- the LOC100841105 gene encoding exocyst complex component SEC15A yields the protein MTAQNKKRGVVENGDGGIGTALASFIANNEDLGPIVRRAFAAGNPDALFNSLRGIAKRKEVEIEELCRLHYEEFILAVDELRGVLVDADGLKGTMADENLRLQEVATALLQKIDEHIELDEVNKNVGEALATLKICLQVTSLCHMCNKDITEGNFQTALKTLELIEKDYMQKIPLERLQKVVQKKVPMIKLYIEKKVCGEFNEWLVYIRKSAMEIGQASIRQVSLDRQKDEGMRARQREADDYGYVGFDEHAYSLDLEDVGDEATVEFDLTPVYRAYHIHKSLGLGEKFQEYYYSNRLMQLNLDMQISTTQPFIESHQYFLAQVAGFFIVEDRVLRTADGLLSDSQVETMWEIAISKVTSILGEQFSHMEAGNHHLLVKDYVSLLCASMKNYGYQTTSLLEVLDNNRDRYHELLLSDCRKQIEGVFAKDSYERMVIKNENEYNMNVLTFQLENIGLVPDLPYTAPFSSCVPSACRIVHFFIEASVSYMSHCGTMNCYDVVKGYLDKLLKVLNDDLLNLIHVGSVEIAQMVQIAGNIAILERSCDMFLRQAAQLCGLPRRLLEMPHSGLTGRALLKASQNAAYTGLITLANSKIDEFVLLLTGINWTSEETPEHANDYMNEILIYLDMLVSAAQPILPKEALFKVISTALSHISDSIITVLLSDRVKRFNINAVVGIDIDLKMLEEFADDRFHSTGLSDLRKETSFKDCLVEIRQLTNLLLSNQPESFMNAVIRENNYGSLDHKKVTIICEKFRDASDSLFGSLSGRSMVQNARKKSLDVLKRRLKDFS from the coding sequence ATGACTGCGCAGAACAAGAAGAGGGGTGTTGTGGAGAATGGAGACGGCGGTATCGGCACGGCTCTGGCTAGCTTCATCGCAAACAATGAGGACCTAGGCCCAATTGTGCGGCGTGCTTTCGCGGCAGGGAACCCTGACGCTCTCTTCAACAGCCTCAGGGGCATCGCGAAGAGGAAAGAGGTTGAGATCGAGGAGCTCTGTAGGCTCCACTATGAGGAATTCATCCTTGCGGTCGACGAGCTGCGTGGGGTGTTGGTTGATGCCGATGGACTCAAGGGCACGATGGCAGACGAGAACCTGCGCTTGCAGGAGGTTGCTACTGCCCTGCTGCAGAAGATTGATGAGCATATTGAGTTGGATGAGGTGAATAAGAATGTTGGGGAAGCACTGGCGACGCTGAAGATCTGTCTGCAAGTCACCAGCCTGTGCCACATGTGCAACAAGGACATCACTGAAGGCAATTTTCAGACCGCGCTGAAGACTTTAGAGCTGATTGAGAAGGACTACATGCAAAAGATTCCCCTGGAGCGTCTTCAAAAGGTTGTTCAGAAAAAAGTACCAATGATAAAACTGTATATTGAGAAGAAAGTTTGCGGTGAGTTTAATGAGTGGTTGGTGTATATCAGAAAGTCTGCAATGGAGATTGGGCAAGCCTCGATACGCCAGGTCTCTCTGGATCGTCAGAAAGATGAGGGTATGCGTGCCCGGCAGAGGGAAGCAGACGATTATGGTTATGTTGGGTTTGATGAACATGCCTATTCTTTGGATTTGGAGGATGTAGGCGATGAAGCAACAGTAGAATTTGATCTTACACCAGTGTACCGAGCATACCACATTCACAAAAGTCTTGGTCTTGGAGAAAAGTTTCAGGAATATTACTACAGTAATAGGCTCATGCAACTCAACTTGGACATGCAAATTTCCACGACACAACCATTCATTGAGTCCCACCAATACTTCCTTGCACAGGTAGCTGGATTCTTTATTGTCGAGGACCGTGTACTTCGAACTGCAGACGGTCTTCTGTCTGACAGCCAGGTTGAGACAATGTGGGAAATAGCTATTTCTAAGGTCACCTCTATTTTAGGGGAACAGTTCTCTCACATGGAAGCTGGtaaccaccacctccttgTAAAAGATTATGTCTCTCTTCTGTGTGCAAGCATGAAGAATTATGGATATCAAACCACATCTTTGCTTGAAGTTCTTGACAATAATAGGGACAGATATCATGAGCTGCTTCTTTCTGATTGCCGGAAGCAGATAGAAGGTGTCTTTGCTAAGGACTCATATGAAAGGATGGTTATAAAGAACGAAAACGAGTACAATATGAATGTCTTAACATTTCAACTTGAAAACATCGGTTTAGTCCCAGATCTTCCATATACCGCACCATTTTCCTCTTGTGTTCCTAGTGCTTGCCGTATCGTGCACTTTTTTATCGAGGCCTCAGTAAGCTACATGTCACACTGTGGTACAATGAACTGCTATGATGTGGTGAAAGGATATCTAGACAAGCTCTTAAAGGTACTGAATGATGATCTTCTGAACTTGATACATGTTGGTTCTGTGGAAATTGCACAGATGGTGCAGATTGCAGGAAATATTGCCATTCTTGAGCGCTCCTGTGATATGTTCCTCCGTCAAGCTGCCCAACTTTGTGGTCTCCCCAGACGGCTTCTTGAGATGCCTCATTCTGGTTTGACTGGTAGAGCTTTGCTCAAAGCTTCCCAAAATGCGGCATACACTGGATTAATAACCTTGGCCAATTCAAAGATAGATGAATTTGTGTTGCTCTTGACCGGCATCAATTGGACATCAGAGGAAACTCCAGAACATGCAAATGACTACATGAATGAAATCCTCATCTACCTTGACATGCTAGTATCAGCCGCGCAACCGATTTTGCCTAAAGAGGCCCTCTTCAAGGTTATTTCTACTGCTCTCAGCCACATCTCAGACTCTATAATAACAGTTCTTCTTAGCGACAGGGTGAAAAGGTTCAATATCAATGCTGTTGTAGGTATTGATATTGACCTGAAAATGCTAGAAGAGTTTGCAGATGACAGATTTCACAGTACTGGATTGTCGGACCTTAGAAAGGAAACAAGTTTCAAAGACTGTTTGGTCGAAATTAGGCAGCTGACTAATCTTCTGCTCAGCAACCAGCCAGAGAGCTTCATGAATGCTGTGATAAGGGAGAATAATTATGGGTCCTTGGACCACAAGAAGGTAACCATCATCTGTGAGAAGTTCAGGGATGCTTCAGACAGTTTGTTTGGGAGCCTTTCAGGCCGAAGCATGGTGCAGAATGCTCGGAAGAAGTCCTTGGATGTGTTAAAGAGAAGGTTGAAGGATTTTAGCTGA
- the LOC100845548 gene encoding protein SIP5 isoform X2 yields MGNVAAALGERQRPAVEERLTRPRRLLRELHDVDSARLRRLIRSGHLAPCFDAAAEDDDAATSVECPICFDFYPSLNRSKCCGKGICTECFLQLIPSTTTKAVHCPFCKTASYAVEYRSDRTISEKKLEQEEEQNVKAQMRIHPKTQNAGELIQP; encoded by the exons ATGGGCaacgtggcggcggcgctgggggagcggcagcggccggcggtggaggagcggCTCACGCGaccgcgccgcctgctccgGGAGCTCCACGACGTCGActccgcccgcctccgccgcctcatcCGCTCCGGCCACCTCGCGCCGTgcttcgacgccgccgccgaggacgacgacgccgcAACCTCCGTCGAGTGCCCCATCTGCTTCGAC TTCTACCCGAGTCTGAACCGGTCCAAGTGTTGCGGCAAAGGGATCTGCACCG AGTGCTTCTTGCAGCTGATTCCGTCGACCACTACTAAAGCTGTTCA CTGTCCTTTCTGCAAAACCGCATCCTACGCTGTTGAATACCGCAGTGACAGAACCATAAGTGAGAAGAAACTTGAGCAAGAA GAAGAACAAAACGTTAAGGCTCAGATGAGAATACATCCGAAGACTCAGAACGCCGGTGAACTTATTCAACCTTAG
- the LOC100845548 gene encoding protein SIP5 isoform X3 translates to MGNVAAALGERQRPAVEERLTRPRRLLRELHDVDSARLRRLIRSGHLAPCFDAAAEDDDAATSVECPICFDFYPSLNRSKCCGKGICTECFLQLIPSTTTKAVHCPFCKTASYAVEYRSDRTISEKKLEQEVSFLRRDSDAKASSLDGRTKR, encoded by the exons ATGGGCaacgtggcggcggcgctgggggagcggcagcggccggcggtggaggagcggCTCACGCGaccgcgccgcctgctccgGGAGCTCCACGACGTCGActccgcccgcctccgccgcctcatcCGCTCCGGCCACCTCGCGCCGTgcttcgacgccgccgccgaggacgacgacgccgcAACCTCCGTCGAGTGCCCCATCTGCTTCGAC TTCTACCCGAGTCTGAACCGGTCCAAGTGTTGCGGCAAAGGGATCTGCACCG AGTGCTTCTTGCAGCTGATTCCGTCGACCACTACTAAAGCTGTTCA CTGTCCTTTCTGCAAAACCGCATCCTACGCTGTTGAATACCGCAGTGACAGAACCATAAGTGAGAAGAAACTTGAGCAAGAAGTTAGTTTCCTTCGCAGAGATTCTGATGCAAAAGCATCTTCTTTAGATG GAAGAACAAAACGTTAA
- the LOC100845548 gene encoding protein SIP5 isoform X1, whose amino-acid sequence MGNVAAALGERQRPAVEERLTRPRRLLRELHDVDSARLRRLIRSGHLAPCFDAAAEDDDAATSVECPICFDFYPSLNRSKCCGKGICTECFLQLIPSTTTKAVHCPFCKTASYAVEYRSDRTISEKKLEQEVSFLRRDSDAKASSLDGGQDQISSIKPFRVQ is encoded by the exons ATGGGCaacgtggcggcggcgctgggggagcggcagcggccggcggtggaggagcggCTCACGCGaccgcgccgcctgctccgGGAGCTCCACGACGTCGActccgcccgcctccgccgcctcatcCGCTCCGGCCACCTCGCGCCGTgcttcgacgccgccgccgaggacgacgacgccgcAACCTCCGTCGAGTGCCCCATCTGCTTCGAC TTCTACCCGAGTCTGAACCGGTCCAAGTGTTGCGGCAAAGGGATCTGCACCG AGTGCTTCTTGCAGCTGATTCCGTCGACCACTACTAAAGCTGTTCA CTGTCCTTTCTGCAAAACCGCATCCTACGCTGTTGAATACCGCAGTGACAGAACCATAAGTGAGAAGAAACTTGAGCAAGAAGTTAGTTTCCTTCGCAGAGATTCTGATGCAAAAGCATCTTCTTTAGATGGTGGGCAAGATCAGATCAGCAGCATCAAACCTTTTCGTGTCCAATGA